In Tubulanus polymorphus chromosome 8, tnTubPoly1.2, whole genome shotgun sequence, one genomic interval encodes:
- the LOC141909953 gene encoding uncharacterized protein LOC141909953 has protein sequence MASNSTYRFELAVSYRGRKIGVWSDHDNDYRTIQNYYFQPLFDLECDLIATAGDQLQLPIQMWTEELETIIEVKLKAIYTEQVINVQMMPFDEVKLEWREAPPGVEIPNHHIGFNHCPAIHVFIVKCSDDETARNLKTHLQQAPHSLVSGLHVIASNQAHNLYKVNSVGVPISETRTVRPDIDERHRSFIEHVRQFHDNLENQFCQLKRTIETVEERLNRFCTEQQLEERLNRCCTEQQLEERLNRFCTEQQLEERLNQCCTEQQLKALETKLTNINDDFIRRNYKVERSTDDVKERIGNVEGSVDDVIERMDRAERSTEDVIGRIDKLEGFIDDVTRLRVGIIDSLTFNKRVDTDFRPELVTSIPGEHEGEQSRVICAECISTDYIYSVNDDNIQRYIEIDGAILGLATDGNGFLFVVVEKNSEFILRKYKNQKKLFEENITDLLPGGCFLPETLIIRDHNIYIQSGGIVHVLRLLENPENRLIDGCRVKKYQLPDGDFFNIYGFDVDTRGRMFIYCAHTRRLLYLTPEAEQISFIYMNDCGLTFDPYAGFPCVINDDHVLLSVYSNTGNRGAVISIRYNDVGFIDHPRIILNSTDSRTCDIHHMFNSNAVVIRHRDNSDDQNSLRFYNINTVLTPPI, from the exons ATGGCGTCTAATTCCACATACAGATTCGAGCTCGCAGTTTCTTATCGTGGTCGCAAGATCGGTGTTTGGTCGGATCACGACAACGACTACAGAACGATAcagaattattactttcaacCGTTGTTCGATTTAGAATGTGATCTGATCGCTACTGCTGGTGATCAATTACAACTACCGATACAGATGTGGACAGAAGAATTAGAGACTATTATCGAAGTAAAACTGAAAGCGATCTATACGGAAcaagttataaatgtacaaatgaTGCCGTTTGACGAG GTGAAATTAGAATGGAGAgaagcgccccctggtgtagAGATACCGAATCATCATATCGGGTTTAATCACTGTCCAGCGATTCATGTGTTTATCGTTAAATGCTCAGACGATGAAACAGCGCGAAACTTAAAAACACATCTTCAACAAGCCCCGCATTCATTAGTGTCGGGGCTTCATGTGATCGCTTCAAACCAGGCACATAATTTGTATAAAGTAAATTCAGTAGGTGTGCCGATCAGTGAAACGCGAACAGTTCGACCAGACATTGATGAACGACATCGTTCTtttatagaacatgtcagacAGTTTCAcgataatttagaaaatcaattctgTCAATTGAAACGCACTATAGAAACAgttgaagagaggctgaaccggttctgtactgaacaacaacttgaagagaggctgaaccggtgctgcactgaacaacaacttgaagagaggctgaaccggttctgtactgaacaacaacttgaagagaggctgaaccaATGCTGTACTGAACAGCAACTTAAAGCATTGGAGACAAAACTGACTAATATCAATGATGACTTCATACGGAGAAATTATAAAGTGGAAAGATCTACTGATGACGTCAAAGAGAGAATTGGAAATGTGGAGGGATctgttgatgatgtcatagagaGAATGGATAGAGCGGAACGATCTACTGAGGACGTCATAGGGAGAATTGATAAACTGGAGGGATTTatcgatgacgtcacgcgGCTACGTGTAGGAATAATCGATTCATTGACGTTCAATAAACGGGTAGATACAGATTTCAGACCCGAACTGGTGACGTCAATACCCGGTGAACACGAGGGTGAACAGTCACGTGTTATATGTGCGGAGTGTATCTCCActgattatatatatagtgtgaatgatgataatatacaGAGATACATAGAGATTGATGGTGCGATACTAGGACTCGCTACTGATGGTAACGGGTTTCTGTTTGTGGTCGTGGAGAAAAACAGTGAATTCATcctgagaaaatataaaaatcagaaaaaactCTTCGAAGAAAATATCACTGATCTCCTGCCTGGAGGCTGTTTCCTGCCTGAAACCCTCATAATCCGTGATCACAATATCTATATACAGTCAGGGGGAATAGTTCATGTTTTACGTTTATTAGAAAACCCTGAAAACAGATTGATCGATGGATGCCGAGTGAAGAAATATCAGCTCCCGGATGGAGATTTCTTTAATATCTACGGTTTCGATGTGGACACGCGGGGACGTATGTTTATCTACTGTGCGCATACACGCAGATTATTGTATCTAACACCAGAAGCAGAACAGatcagttttatttatatgaaCGATTGCGGACTGACATTTGATCCATATGCAGGATTCCCGTGTGTTATTAATGATGATCATGTATTGCTATCGGTATACTCTAATACTGGTAACAGAGGTGCTGTTATCAGTATCAGATATAATGATGTGGGGTTTATAGATCACCCGCGTATAATACTGAACTCTACAGACAGTAGGACATGTGACATACATCACATGTTTAACAGTAACGCTGTAGTTATCCGACACCGTGATAACAGTGATGATCAGAACTCACTGAGATTCTACAATATAAACACTGTATTAACTCCCCCGATTTAG